Proteins encoded by one window of Macaca mulatta isolate MMU2019108-1 chromosome 10, T2T-MMU8v2.0, whole genome shotgun sequence:
- the LOC695613 gene encoding LOW QUALITY PROTEIN: dnaJ homolog subfamily C member 14-like (The sequence of the model RefSeq protein was modified relative to this genomic sequence to represent the inferred CDS: inserted 2 bases in 2 codons; substituted 1 base at 1 genomic stop codon), translating into MAQKHPGERELCGAHHSGGASLRTLGPSVDPETPSFSGLTDSAGTAPNGTRCFTEHSGPKYTQHPNPAHWLDPSHGPPRGPGPPRDAEDPDQSETSSEEESGVDQELLKENEAGYQEDGNPSFLSIPSACSCQGTPGIPEGPYSEGGNGSSSNSCHLYASPALGEDEELEEEYDDEESLKFPSDFSRVSSGKKALFRRQRHHFPTKADTREGGRRDPRSPGQHRLGQKXSQADKRRGLGLWGAEELCQLGQAGFSWLIELLVLVGEYVETCGHTIYACRQLKSSDSDLFQVWMGVWTGRXGGWAQVMFQFLSQDQGFYCGVGLFTRFLKLLGALLPLALALFLGFLQLGWWFLEGLDDRLGWRDKATWLFSWLDSPASQRCLTLLRDSRSWQWLVRIIQIIQWGWLELPWVKQNTNRQGNAPVATGRYCQPEEEMAQLLTLAGVPEDELNPFHVLGVEATASDAELKKAYRQLAVMVHPDKTHHPGAEEAFKVLRAAWDIVSNAEKRKEYEMKGMAENELSRSVNEFLSKLQDDLKEAVNTLMCGRCQGKHRRFEVDQEPKSARYYAACDRLRPAKEGDFWAESSLLGLKITYLALMDGKVYDNTQWAGGQRPXISPQTRRVPSHLSFGSRIPGTRGRQRATPDAPSADLQDFLSRIFQVHPAQTPSGNFFAAPQPAPGATAASKPNRTVPKGETKPKRRTKVRRPFQR; encoded by the exons ATGGCCCAGAAGCACCCTGGAGAAAGAGAGTTGtgtggagcccaccacagtggTGGTGCCTCCCTCAGGACTTTAGGACCCTCCGTGGACCCTGAAACACCTTCATTCTCAGGACTTACAGACTCAGCAGGGACTGCTCCTAATGGCACCCGCTGCTTCACAGAGCACTCTGGTCCTAAGTACACACAGCACCCAAACCCAGCTCATTGGTTGGACCCAAGCCATGGCCCCCCAAGGGGTCCAGGACCACCCAGAGATGCAGAGGACCCTGACCAGAGTGAGACATCTTCAGAAGAAGAGTCAGGAGTGGACCAggaactcttaaaagaaaacGAGGCTGGGTACCAGGAGGATGGGaacccttcttttctttccattccatCTGCTTGCAGCTGCCAGGGAACACCCGGAATTCCAGAAGGGCCTTACTCTGAGGGAGGAAATGGCTCTTCTAGCAACTCTTGCCACCTCTATGCCTCTCCAGCCTTGGGGGAAGATGAAGAGTTGGAAGAGGAATATGATGATGAAGAATCTCTTAAGTTCCCCAGTGATTTTTCACGTGTGTCCAGCGGAAAGAAAGCCCTATTCCGGAGACAGCGGCACCACTTTCCAACGAAGGCGGATACTCGGGAGGGTGGACGTAGGGATCCCAGGTCCCCTGGTCAACATCGACTGGGCCAGAAATGAAGTCAGGCAGATAAGCGCAGAGGCCTGGGATTGTGGGGAGCTGAGGAACTATGTCAACTTGGACAGGCAGGCTTTTCGTGGCTCATTGAACTGCTGGTGTTGGTGGGAGAGTATGTAGAAACTTGTGGGCACACCATCTATGCATGCAGGCAGCTGAAAAGCAGTGATTCGGACCTTTTTCAAGTTTGGATGGGAGTCTGGACAGGGC CTGGGGGCTGGGCCCAGGTCATGTTTCAGTTTCTAAGCCAGGA CCAGGGGTTTTACTGTGGAGTAGGATTGTTTACCCGTTTTCTTAAGCTGCTGGGTGCTTTACTGCCCCTGGCTCTGGCCCTCTTTTTGGGCTTTCTACAGTTGGGATGGTGGTTTCTGGAGGGACTAGATGACCGGTTAGGCTGGAGGGATAAGGCCACCTGGCTTTTCTCTTGGCTGGATTCTCCAGCCTCGCAGCGTTGCTTGACTCTGCTGAGAGATAGCAGGTCATGGCAGTGGCTGGTAAGAATAATTCA aataattcagtGGGGTTGGCTGGAGTTGCCTTGGGTCAAGCAGAATACTAATAGGCAGGGGAATGCACCTGTAGCTACTGGGCGCTACTGCCAGCCTGAAGAGGAAATGGCTCAACTCTTGACCTTGGCTGGGGTTCCTGAGGATGAGTTAAACCCTTTCCATGTACTAGGCGTTGAGGCCACAGCATCAGACGCTGAACTGAAGAAGGCCTATAGACAGCTGGCAGTGATGGTTCATCCCGACAAAACTCATCACCCCGGGGCTGAGGAGGCCTTCAAGGTTTTGCGCGCAGCTTGGGACATTGTCAGCAATGCTGAAAAGCGGAAGGAATATGAGATGAAAGGAATGGCAGAGAATGAGCTGAGCCGGTCAGTAAATGAATTTCTGTCCAAGCTGCAAGATGACCTCAAGGAGGCAGTGAATACTTTGATGTGTGGCCGATGCCAAGGAAAGCATAGGAGGTTTGAGGTGGACCAGGAACCTAAGAGTGCCAGATACTATGCTGCGTGTGATAGGCTGCGTCCCGCTAAGGAAGGAGACTTTTGGGCAGAGTCAAGCTTGTTGGGCCTCAAGATCACCTACTTAGCACTGATGGATGGAAAGGTGTATGACAACACACAGTGGGCTGGAGGCCAGCGTC ACATATCTCCCCAGACCCGCAGAGTCCCCTCACATCTCTCATTTGGTTCTCGGATTCCAGGCACCAGAGGGCGGCAGAGAGCCACCCCGGACGCCCCTTCTGCTGATCTTCAGGATTTCTTGAGTCGGATCTTCCAAGTACACCCAGCGCAGACGCCCAGTGGGAACTTCTTTGCAGCTCCTCAGCCTGCCCCCGGAGCCACTGCAGCCTCTAAGCCCAACCGCACAGTACCCAAGGGAGAAACGAAACCGAAGCGGCGGACGAAAGTGAGGAGGCCCTTCCAACGTTGA
- the LOC695732 gene encoding cytochrome c oxidase assembly factor 3 homolog, mitochondrial produces the protein MAASGAGDPLDAKRGEAPFAQRVDPTREKLTPEQLYSMRRAQLAQWQRVLPQRQTRNIVTGLGIGALVLAIYGYTFYSISQERFLDELEDEAKAARARALARASGS, from the coding sequence ATGGCGGCTTCGGGAGCTGGTGACCCTCTGGATGCTAAGCGTGGAGAGGCCCCTTTCGCTCAGCGTGTCGACCCGACGCGGGAGAAGCTGACACCCGAGCAACTGTATTCCATGCGGCGGGCGCAGCTTGCCCAGTGGCAGAGGGTCCTACCGCAGCGGCAGACCCGGAACATCGTGACCGGCCTAGGCATCGGGGCCCTGGTGTTAGCTATTTATGGTTACACCTTCTACTCGATTTCCCAGGAGCGTTTCCTAGATGAGCTAGAAGACGAGGCCAAAGCTGCCCGAGCCCGAGCTCTGGCAAGGGCATCAGGATCCTAA